A single region of the Thermodesulfatator indicus DSM 15286 genome encodes:
- a CDS encoding M24 family metallopeptidase gives MPADREEFTRRIALLAERLSQKGFDAALIRYPLNIFYFTGAFVDGHLVITKRAEVFLLVYRTLGRPDFNPVAEVIPFRSLKKLPVFLADLSIKTLGLEEDRLPINLYRRYQKLLAAFDLGDISEIVRNLRAIKSRYEIDCLKKAAEILSDAIYSFLPKLKPGFSELEAAGLLEAELRKRGHPAFTRTYGFGQELAYGHLLSGKSGVIPAFVTTGQGGQGIYGFPQGPSEKKIQPNELILIDYAGWHEGYMVDQSRLFYFGNIPQKTLAIYDKVLALLEDLEQLLRPGISVQKLYERAVLKAEELGISEYFMAHGPEKVPFVGHGVGLEIDEWPPIASLDITLEENMVIALEPKCHVPEIGVIGLEDTYHITANGPERLTLFPRKIISLLD, from the coding sequence ATGCCAGCGGATAGAGAAGAATTTACCCGTCGTATAGCCCTTTTAGCTGAAAGGCTATCACAAAAAGGCTTTGATGCAGCTCTTATTCGCTATCCTCTAAATATTTTTTATTTCACAGGTGCTTTTGTTGATGGTCATCTGGTTATAACTAAAAGAGCAGAAGTTTTTCTGCTAGTTTACCGCACTTTAGGCAGGCCTGATTTTAACCCCGTGGCTGAAGTTATTCCTTTTCGTTCCTTAAAAAAACTTCCTGTTTTTTTAGCTGACCTTAGCATAAAAACTTTAGGCCTTGAAGAAGACCGCCTTCCTATAAACCTATATCGACGGTATCAAAAACTTCTGGCAGCTTTTGACCTTGGGGATATCAGTGAAATTGTCAGAAATTTACGGGCTATTAAAAGCCGTTACGAAATAGATTGTCTAAAAAAAGCGGCAGAGATACTTTCAGACGCCATTTATAGCTTTTTGCCCAAACTTAAACCGGGTTTTAGTGAACTTGAAGCCGCAGGTTTACTTGAAGCCGAACTCCGGAAAAGAGGGCATCCGGCTTTTACACGCACCTATGGTTTTGGGCAGGAGCTTGCCTACGGTCACCTCCTTTCAGGCAAGTCTGGTGTGATACCTGCTTTTGTAACCACTGGCCAGGGCGGCCAAGGAATTTACGGTTTCCCTCAAGGGCCATCGGAAAAGAAAATTCAACCAAATGAACTTATTCTAATTGACTATGCTGGCTGGCATGAGGGCTACATGGTTGACCAGAGCCGCCTTTTTTATTTTGGGAATATCCCCCAAAAAACATTGGCAATCTATGATAAAGTGCTCGCTTTACTCGAAGATTTAGAACAACTGCTGCGTCCCGGGATAAGTGTCCAAAAACTATATGAAAGGGCTGTTTTAAAAGCTGAGGAGCTAGGAATAAGCGAATACTTTATGGCTCATGGGCCAGAAAAAGTACCTTTTGTAGGCCACGGGGTTGGGCTTGAAATTGACGAATGGCCACCTATTGCTTCTCTGGACATAACCCTTGAAGAAAACATGGTCATAGCCCTCGAGCCCAAATGTCACGTGCCAGAAATAGGAGTTATTGGCCTTGAAGATACTTATCATATCACTGCAAACGGTCCAGAAAGGCTCACTCTTTTCCCCCGAAAGATAATTTCCCTATTGGATTAG
- a CDS encoding lytic murein transglycosylase, with amino-acid sequence MKLLPTNRSNIFFRIHILNSLQKANFVVSFGTKLRSKYLMICYFWLVLSVFFTAGSAWAVNFESLKQRLIADGLSPTYVEEIFSRPEVKFLPQIMPRKLLHDEYKLNYAQFLEPERVARAQKFLKANYELLSSLEKHFGVPKEVIVAIFLVETDLGRYTGKYETFNVLASMAIASDWEEVKSFLPENLSPEEEKRLKAFMKRRSKWAYKELVALLRYSSNHNVDPLSIKGSVFGAFGLPQFVPSSLLFYGYDWNKDGKIDLFNLEDALASIANYLARHGWGKAKDYQAQLKVIMTYNKSRPYAETVLSLAKKLKDASG; translated from the coding sequence ATGAAACTTTTGCCAACTAACAGATCTAACATATTTTTTCGTATTCATATTTTGAATTCATTACAAAAGGCTAACTTTGTAGTTTCATTTGGAACGAAGCTTCGAAGCAAATATCTCATGATATGTTATTTTTGGCTCGTATTGTCTGTTTTTTTTACAGCCGGTTCTGCTTGGGCCGTAAATTTTGAAAGTTTAAAACAAAGGCTAATAGCTGACGGTTTATCACCTACGTATGTAGAAGAAATTTTTTCTCGTCCTGAGGTAAAATTTTTACCCCAGATAATGCCCCGTAAACTGCTTCATGATGAATACAAACTGAACTACGCCCAGTTTTTAGAACCTGAAAGAGTGGCTCGGGCCCAAAAGTTTTTGAAAGCAAACTATGAGCTTTTGTCTTCTCTTGAAAAACATTTTGGTGTACCCAAAGAAGTAATTGTAGCCATATTTTTAGTTGAGACCGATCTCGGACGTTACACCGGCAAATATGAGACTTTTAATGTGCTGGCCAGCATGGCCATCGCATCTGATTGGGAGGAGGTAAAATCTTTTTTACCTGAAAATCTTTCTCCCGAGGAAGAGAAAAGGCTAAAAGCTTTTATGAAACGGCGGTCCAAATGGGCTTACAAAGAACTGGTAGCCCTTTTGCGTTATAGTTCTAACCATAATGTTGATCCCCTTTCCATAAAGGGCTCGGTTTTTGGAGCATTTGGCCTACCCCAGTTTGTACCTTCAAGTCTCCTTTTCTACGGCTACGATTGGAACAAAGACGGAAAGATAGATCTATTCAATTTGGAAGACGCCTTAGCCTCTATAGCCAACTACTTAGCTCGTCATGGCTGGGGTAAGGCCAAAGACTATCAGGCCCAACTAAAAGTAATTATGACTTACAACAAAAGCCGGCCTTATGCGGAAACAGTATTAAGTCTTGCTAAAAAACTAAAAGATGCCAGCGGATAG
- a CDS encoding response regulator, with translation MKKVLIVEDDAGVREVLAEFFSMLGFEVSLAGSSKEALNLIEKELFYLYLLDIKLPQVDGLELAHHIRNKSNNPIIFLTGLINNHTESQARKVNNSYYLRKPVTFEMLKEVLNKAGVI, from the coding sequence ATGAAAAAAGTATTAATTGTAGAAGATGATGCAGGAGTTCGCGAAGTGCTGGCGGAATTTTTTAGTATGCTCGGTTTTGAAGTTTCTCTGGCCGGTAGCAGCAAAGAAGCTCTAAATCTTATAGAAAAAGAACTTTTTTATCTCTATCTCCTTGATATTAAGCTCCCACAGGTTGATGGGCTAGAACTAGCTCATCATATTAGAAACAAATCTAACAATCCCATTATTTTTCTCACCGGCCTTATTAATAACCACACAGAATCTCAAGCAAGAAAAGTAAATAATTCTTACTACTTGAGAAAACCTGTCACTTTTGAAATGCTCAAAGAAGTTTTAAATAAAGCAGGAGTCATTTAA
- the cysC gene encoding adenylyl-sulfate kinase, translated as MDAFTIWFTGLSGSGKSTLSRRTYLEIKKRGLKAELLDGDIIRTNFSQELGFTKRERDINVKRIGFLSWLLNKHGIISVVAAIAPYEETRQLNRKLIPNYIEVFCNCPLEVVEKRDVKGLYAKARRGEIPNFTGISDPYEPPRNPEIEVFTDKETVAESMQKIISYLEKKGFLPATENNIDPTVIEEEERLLREHLRQLGFARKSW; from the coding sequence ATGGACGCATTTACTATTTGGTTTACTGGTCTTTCTGGTTCAGGCAAGTCTACCCTATCCAGAAGAACATACCTGGAAATAAAAAAGCGAGGCCTTAAGGCTGAATTGCTAGACGGTGATATTATCCGTACCAATTTTAGTCAGGAGCTTGGTTTTACCAAGCGAGAACGAGATATTAACGTCAAGCGTATCGGTTTTCTTTCCTGGCTATTAAATAAACACGGCATTATTAGCGTGGTAGCCGCTATTGCTCCCTATGAAGAAACTCGCCAGTTAAACCGTAAACTTATTCCCAATTATATTGAAGTTTTTTGTAATTGTCCCCTTGAAGTGGTAGAAAAACGCGATGTAAAAGGCTTATACGCTAAGGCTCGTCGCGGCGAAATTCCTAATTTTACCGGTATTTCTGATCCTTACGAACCACCTCGAAATCCCGAAATAGAAGTTTTTACTGATAAAGAAACCGTTGCAGAAAGTATGCAGAAAATAATTTCTTATCTTGAAAAAAAAGGCTTTCTACCGGCTACGGAAAACAATATAGATCCCACAGTCATAGAAGAAGAGGAACGTCTTTTGCGAGAACATTTACGTCAGTTAGGTTTTGCCCGAAAAAGCTGGTAA
- a CDS encoding glycosyltransferase, with the protein MSSEQISFLVFADDWGEHPSSCQHIFRHIVKDYPVVWVNTVGMRLPRLCKADLAKGFRKLKKMLMTTNQKVPQQALPENLSVIQPPMIPYNKGLFRQINRNSVIKAVKQELERRGLNSPILVTTVPNACDYIGAFGEKRVVYYCVDDFANWPGHEKDLILQMEKELIRKTDVLIVVSDILAQRIKKIAKSQKFFLLTHGVDIFRFANPFSIRHEIVKIPRPRIGYTGLIWERLNFQLIEHIINKHSDYSFVFVGKEDISVDFLKKYKNFYYFEPVSFDKVPALLKEFDVLIMPYQLDKGTQSANPLKLKEYLASGKPVIGVPLKEIKKFEPYVVVAETPEEWVKAIQDIISGKLCPPKIPHEELVKEDWSYKAKEFLSFCLS; encoded by the coding sequence ATGTCTTCTGAACAAATTTCATTTCTGGTTTTTGCTGACGATTGGGGTGAACACCCATCAAGTTGCCAGCATATTTTTAGACACATTGTTAAAGATTACCCCGTCGTTTGGGTAAATACTGTTGGTATGCGTTTACCCCGCCTTTGTAAAGCAGACCTGGCCAAAGGTTTTCGTAAACTGAAAAAAATGCTTATGACTACCAATCAAAAAGTTCCCCAACAGGCGCTACCAGAAAATCTTTCGGTAATTCAGCCTCCTATGATCCCTTATAACAAAGGCTTATTTCGACAAATTAATCGCAACTCGGTTATAAAAGCTGTTAAACAAGAGCTAGAACGTCGAGGTCTAAACAGTCCCATATTAGTTACCACTGTTCCCAATGCCTGTGATTATATAGGTGCTTTTGGAGAAAAAAGAGTAGTCTATTATTGTGTTGACGATTTTGCCAACTGGCCAGGACACGAAAAAGATCTTATTTTGCAAATGGAGAAGGAACTAATAAGAAAAACAGATGTCTTGATAGTGGTATCAGATATCTTAGCCCAAAGAATTAAAAAAATTGCGAAATCTCAAAAATTTTTTCTATTAACCCATGGTGTAGATATTTTTCGCTTTGCAAACCCTTTTAGTATTAGACATGAAATCGTTAAAATCCCCAGACCTAGAATTGGTTATACCGGTCTTATTTGGGAACGTTTGAATTTTCAGCTAATTGAACATATAATAAATAAACACTCTGATTACTCTTTTGTTTTTGTAGGAAAGGAAGATATTTCCGTAGATTTTCTCAAAAAATATAAAAATTTTTATTATTTTGAGCCTGTATCTTTTGATAAAGTTCCGGCCTTATTAAAAGAATTTGACGTCTTAATAATGCCCTATCAGTTAGACAAAGGGACTCAGTCTGCCAACCCTTTAAAACTTAAAGAATATCTAGCTTCCGGGAAACCAGTAATAGGGGTTCCGTTAAAAGAAATAAAAAAGTTTGAGCCTTACGTAGTCGTAGCGGAAACCCCTGAAGAATGGGTAAAGGCCATACAAGACATTATTAGCGGGAAGCTATGCCCACCAAAAATTCCTCATGAAGAATTGGTCAAAGAAGACTGGTCCTATAAGGCCAAGGAGTTTTTATCTTTTTGTCTCTCATGA
- a CDS encoding putative metalloprotease CJM1_0395 family protein, whose translation MDTSEEKDPEATIKKMELVRAAALAPVDPSLQDIQVAQMALMKEMRAREELLKTQEKSHSYKINEIV comes from the coding sequence ATAGATACTTCTGAAGAAAAAGATCCAGAGGCTACTATTAAGAAAATGGAACTGGTGAGAGCAGCGGCTCTTGCTCCTGTAGATCCTTCTCTTCAAGATATTCAGGTAGCCCAAATGGCGTTGATGAAAGAAATGAGAGCTAGAGAAGAACTTTTAAAAACACAAGAAAAGTCCCACAGTTATAAAATTAACGAGATAGTCTAA
- a CDS encoding M23 family metallopeptidase yields the protein MPQKNIDDKNSPSWLKGNLCPLIIICLLLLSAILFYQNIRLRIEVKELRGKVASLETEIVSLRLREKELETQIDELEKEKEELLNQAVGALRQYDRYVKKVVRQLGLSHHFKVSSNKAVGGPYLPPKKEYEILINQISTYLLKFDKIPIGKPVRGYISSYYGYRRDPFTKKRAFHSGIDIVARYGAPVRATADGVVYRVGYTRALGRYVKIRHAHGFMTVYGHLRKYVVKRGERVQKGEIIGYVGNTGRSTGPHVHYEIRRWGRSLNPLRFVRAEKKLAKITSKVKTSKTVYPKETKQS from the coding sequence ATGCCACAAAAAAATATCGATGATAAAAACAGCCCTAGTTGGCTTAAAGGAAATTTATGTCCGCTGATTATCATCTGTTTGCTCCTGCTTTCTGCCATTCTTTTTTACCAAAATATTAGATTAAGAATTGAAGTTAAAGAACTAAGAGGAAAAGTTGCCTCTTTAGAAACAGAAATTGTTTCTTTAAGGTTAAGGGAGAAAGAACTCGAAACCCAGATTGACGAGCTTGAAAAAGAAAAAGAAGAACTACTCAACCAGGCAGTAGGAGCTCTACGACAATATGACCGCTATGTTAAAAAGGTGGTGCGCCAGCTTGGGCTTTCACACCATTTTAAGGTCTCATCAAACAAGGCCGTTGGTGGTCCCTATCTTCCTCCTAAAAAAGAATATGAAATTTTAATCAACCAAATAAGTACTTACCTTCTTAAATTTGACAAAATACCCATAGGAAAGCCGGTTCGAGGTTATATTTCTTCTTATTACGGCTATCGTCGAGATCCTTTCACTAAAAAACGTGCCTTTCATTCGGGGATAGACATAGTAGCGCGTTACGGAGCCCCAGTTAGAGCCACAGCCGATGGAGTAGTCTATCGCGTAGGTTATACCAGAGCTCTTGGTCGTTATGTAAAGATTAGACACGCCCACGGTTTTATGACCGTTTATGGGCATCTGCGCAAATATGTTGTCAAAAGGGGTGAGCGGGTCCAAAAGGGTGAAATAATTGGCTACGTAGGAAATACTGGCCGAAGTACGGGGCCCCATGTACACTATGAAATCAGGCGCTGGGGAAGAAGTCTTAACCCTTTAAGATTTGTAAGGGCTGAGAAAAAACTCGCTAAAATTACTTCTAAAGTTAAAACTTCTAAAACAGTCTATCCGAAGGAAACAAAACAAAGTTAG
- the prmA gene encoding 50S ribosomal protein L11 methyltransferase: protein MSSPKERIWLEISVVVPSELSDAVANFFVETTGHGVKCEDIEPHPEGTLLVKITGYLAPEQAETGLIKKIYAYLASLEELYPEYRFKLEHRPLPEEEWETAWQVYFKPIKVGKRLIIKPSWEVYIPEPKEIVIEIDPGRAFGTGHHPSTYLILETLEELFEKELASPTVLDVGTGTGILAIAAAKLGAKEVIAIDIDPEATEVARENILRNHLHDKVFVSTTPIWEIFSGFDLICANISAYELELMAEKLTELLNTKGFLLLSGFLKEEAHKLKEKYLSSGLKLYQEKTDREFQEWTMLAFQKD, encoded by the coding sequence ATGAGTAGTCCAAAAGAACGAATCTGGCTCGAAATATCGGTAGTAGTACCATCAGAACTCAGTGATGCTGTAGCCAACTTTTTTGTGGAAACCACTGGCCATGGGGTAAAGTGTGAGGATATAGAACCCCACCCTGAAGGAACCCTTCTAGTAAAAATTACCGGGTATCTTGCCCCTGAACAGGCAGAAACAGGCCTTATTAAAAAAATTTACGCCTATCTTGCTTCTCTTGAAGAACTCTATCCTGAATACCGGTTTAAATTGGAACACCGTCCTTTACCGGAAGAGGAATGGGAAACCGCATGGCAAGTCTATTTCAAGCCAATAAAGGTTGGTAAACGCCTGATTATAAAACCATCTTGGGAAGTTTACATACCAGAGCCAAAAGAAATTGTAATTGAAATAGATCCGGGAAGGGCTTTTGGTACTGGGCATCATCCTTCTACATATTTAATCCTTGAAACCTTAGAAGAACTTTTTGAAAAAGAACTTGCAAGTCCTACAGTGCTTGATGTGGGGACAGGCACGGGAATTTTGGCCATAGCAGCGGCCAAGTTAGGGGCCAAGGAAGTGATCGCTATTGATATAGACCCTGAAGCCACCGAAGTGGCTAGGGAAAATATTCTTCGCAATCATTTGCATGACAAAGTTTTCGTTTCTACCACTCCTATTTGGGAAATTTTTTCAGGTTTTGATTTGATTTGTGCCAATATTTCGGCATATGAATTAGAACTTATGGCTGAAAAGCTTACAGAGCTCTTAAACACCAAAGGTTTTCTTCTTTTATCGGGTTTTTTAAAAGAAGAGGCCCACAAACTTAAAGAAAAATATCTGTCATCAGGTCTTAAATTATATCAGGAAAAAACTGACCGGGAATTTCAGGAATGGACCATGCTTGCCTTTCAAAAGGATTAG
- a CDS encoding RsmE family RNA methyltransferase has protein sequence MAEGINLGTTYLLDPEESHHLKNVLRLKEGEKIILLDLAGKEYLGKIVKLDKKGVLVKAQRLLRQEKPLKPELIFLLPLLKKDWLAFLVEKAVELGVSQVIPVITERTVVKPGANFTAKLEKRARQSLKQCRRLWPLKIQKPFSLSQAAKNIVADLKIFAYENEKERTLVDVLDVNSKVEKVVFTSGPEGGFSPKEAKILKECGFESIGLGSFILRAETAALYLMSVAHFTFFASKILKKRSY, from the coding sequence TTGGCTGAAGGAATCAACCTCGGAACCACTTATCTGCTTGATCCTGAAGAAAGTCATCATCTTAAAAATGTTTTGCGTCTTAAAGAAGGTGAAAAAATAATCCTTCTTGACCTGGCTGGTAAAGAATATCTCGGGAAAATTGTAAAACTAGACAAAAAAGGGGTTTTAGTTAAGGCTCAAAGACTTTTGCGCCAAGAAAAACCTTTAAAACCAGAATTAATTTTTCTCCTCCCTTTGTTGAAAAAAGATTGGCTAGCGTTTTTGGTGGAAAAAGCGGTAGAACTCGGTGTTTCACAGGTAATCCCTGTTATTACCGAAAGAACTGTAGTCAAACCAGGAGCCAATTTTACGGCCAAACTTGAAAAAAGGGCCAGGCAAAGTTTAAAACAATGCCGCCGTCTATGGCCTTTAAAAATCCAAAAGCCTTTTTCTTTAAGCCAGGCAGCCAAAAATATCGTGGCAGATTTAAAGATTTTTGCCTACGAGAATGAAAAAGAAAGGACGCTCGTCGATGTATTAGATGTTAACTCAAAAGTAGAAAAAGTAGTCTTTACTTCTGGACCAGAAGGTGGATTTTCTCCAAAAGAGGCAAAAATTCTCAAAGAATGCGGTTTTGAATCAATCGGGTTGGGTTCATTTATTTTGAGAGCTGAAACTGCGGCTCTCTATTTGATGAGTGTAGCTCACTTTACTTTTTTTGCTTCAAAAATCTTGAAAAAAAGAAGTTATTAG
- the htpX gene encoding zinc metalloprotease HtpX: MYNTLKTFILLAALTALFVICGQLLGGKTGAVIALVLAGVMNFFAYWYSDKFVLKMTGAREVSPAEAPELHNIVAKLAAQAGIPKPRVFIMDTDTPNAFATGRNPEKGVVAVTRGIMQILNRDELEGVLAHEIAHIKNRDILISSIAAVIAGAIAYLADMASWSLLFGGLYGDDEDNGVLGYVGIFLMIFLAPLAAMIIQMAVSRSREYLADATGAKICRCPMSLARALEKLDAWNRQVPMQVNPAQAQMFIVNPLAGGSFYKLFSTHPPIEDRIAKLVEMARREGLAA; this comes from the coding sequence GTGTATAACACGCTTAAAACATTTATCCTACTCGCTGCTTTGACCGCACTATTTGTTATTTGTGGTCAATTATTAGGGGGTAAAACTGGAGCTGTAATTGCGCTTGTTTTGGCGGGGGTTATGAACTTTTTTGCCTACTGGTACTCTGATAAGTTTGTCCTGAAAATGACTGGAGCGAGAGAAGTGTCACCTGCTGAAGCCCCTGAACTGCACAATATAGTGGCTAAGCTTGCGGCTCAAGCGGGTATTCCTAAACCCAGAGTTTTTATCATGGATACTGACACCCCTAATGCTTTTGCCACTGGAAGAAATCCGGAAAAGGGTGTGGTAGCTGTTACCAGAGGGATTATGCAAATTCTTAACAGAGATGAGCTTGAAGGGGTCTTGGCTCACGAAATTGCTCACATTAAAAACCGGGATATTTTAATTTCCTCTATTGCGGCGGTAATTGCAGGAGCTATTGCTTATTTGGCTGATATGGCCTCATGGTCTTTACTTTTTGGTGGTCTTTATGGAGATGATGAAGATAATGGTGTTTTAGGTTATGTGGGCATTTTTCTTATGATATTTCTTGCGCCTCTTGCGGCCATGATTATTCAGATGGCCGTTAGCCGTAGCCGCGAGTATCTCGCTGACGCCACAGGGGCAAAAATTTGTCGTTGCCCGATGTCCCTGGCCAGAGCTCTTGAAAAGCTTGATGCCTGGAACCGCCAGGTTCCTATGCAGGTAAATCCGGCTCAGGCCCAGATGTTTATCGTCAATCCTTTAGCAGGTGGTAGCTTTTACAAGCTCTTTTCTACACATCCTCCGATAGAGGATCGTATAGCTAAACTAGTAGAAATGGCAAGGCGCGAAGGCCTGGCTGCTTAA
- a CDS encoding transposase has translation MPRIPRLLTNHPKAAYHVISRTALPGHDVLGDEEKDYLLNLIRWLSQVYFVEVYGFAIMGNHFHLLCRMLPENQFSDEEVVRRIKLYYQGKRKVFVYEELITKWRSRLASLSRYIQDLKQRFSRWYNRRYERKGYFWSDRFKSVIIETGEALLNCLAYIELNPVRVGIVDKPEDYRWCSLGYRARLGTGENFMTLNLGLPSYANKSEKERFRLYREFVYRKGGLGESKKFNKAKEFTYRSRYFTESLIIGSKQFIYHLEVLNHLEVLKKKFSKKKEKIISSSEIYLF, from the coding sequence ATGCCAAGAATCCCTCGCTTACTTACCAATCATCCAAAAGCGGCTTATCATGTCATCTCGCGTACGGCCTTACCAGGCCATGACGTCCTTGGTGACGAAGAAAAAGACTATTTGCTCAATCTTATTCGCTGGCTCTCACAAGTTTATTTCGTAGAAGTCTATGGCTTCGCTATCATGGGTAACCACTTTCACCTGTTATGCCGCATGCTACCAGAGAATCAGTTCTCCGACGAAGAAGTAGTACGCCGCATAAAGCTCTATTACCAGGGAAAGCGCAAGGTCTTTGTCTACGAAGAACTAATAACCAAATGGCGATCTAGACTGGCCAGCCTTTCCCGTTATATCCAAGATCTGAAGCAGCGCTTCTCACGCTGGTATAACCGCAGGTACGAACGCAAAGGCTATTTCTGGAGTGACCGCTTTAAGTCCGTAATCATTGAGACTGGCGAGGCCCTTTTGAATTGCTTGGCCTATATTGAGCTAAATCCTGTGCGGGTAGGAATTGTGGATAAGCCAGAGGATTACCGCTGGTGCTCACTAGGCTACCGGGCAAGATTGGGGACAGGCGAAAATTTTATGACCCTTAATTTAGGGCTTCCCTCTTATGCCAACAAATCAGAAAAAGAGCGTTTCAGGCTGTACCGAGAGTTTGTTTACAGAAAAGGTGGGCTCGGTGAATCAAAAAAATTTAACAAAGCCAAGGAATTTACGTATCGATCGCGCTACTTCACGGAAAGTCTTATCATTGGTTCAAAACAATTTATTTACCATCTAGAAGTATTAAACCATCTAGAAGTATTAAAGAAAAAATTTTCTAAAAAGAAAGAAAAAATAATTTCTAGTAGCGAAATATATTTATTTTGA